The window CAGGATCCTTGATTGAGTGATCGATTCGGGTGAACGACGTTAGGCGAATGAATTGATGACATCGAACTCGAAAGACTCCAACCGCGCAAAGTCCGATCAAAGAATCGATGTCGCTCATCAGTCCGTCGCAAATCTCGGTAGTGCCCTTGATGTGTTTGAAATAGGTTTTGTTCGTCTGGAGACCGCGACGACGGTCGTACAAGACATCAACAGAACACTAAGCAGAATGATCGGTCGAGAAGGGAGCGACCTCATTCAAAAGCCACTCGCTCAGTGGGTCGATCAGGATCACCGGCCGGGATTTGTGGACCTGGTTGAAAGTCTTCGGCAGAACTCGAGCAGATGTGTCGTGGGTGAATTCCCCATGTTGAACAACAACAGCACGACGGTTTGGTTGCGGTACACGTTTGTTGCCAATCAAGTTGGCGATCAACAAAGCGATGTCGTGAATGCGACGGCGATCGATGTTTCGCAAGCGAAGAATACCGAAGAAGAGTTGCGATTGGCAAACGACCGATTTGATTCAGCACAAGCCAATTCTCGAGTGGGCAGTTGGGAGTGGGTGGAAGGTGAGCGAGTGGCGTGGTGGTCAAAACAGCTCTACGAACTTCACAACATGGATCCATCTCTCGGGCCGGCCACCTTTGAAGAGTTCATTGAGTTGGTTGATCCGAAAGACCGTGAGAAGATCTACGAAGTCAATCGGCCGCCATTCATCGAGGGAGACGTGCGGCGGTTTGAATTTTCGAGCAATCCAAAATTTGGTCCTCGCCGGTACTTCGCGGCAACCGTGTGGTTGACCAGGGTAAACGGAAAGATGGTTCGTCGAGGGACGACTCAAGACATCACCAAACCCGTCGAACTACGTTCGGCTCTTCAAAAGAGTGAAGAGCAGTATCGCGAAATGGTGGTGACCAATGCGGAAGGCAACGCGATTCTCAATCTCGACGGAAAGATTCTGCAGGCCGACCGGAAGTTTGCGTCGATTCTCGGTCAAGAAGTTGATGACATCACCGGTTTAAACCTTTGCCAATTGGCCGAGGCGGCAAGCGCGAAGCTGATCGAGGACCGGATGCTTCATCGAAACAAATCCGAGGCTCACGAGGTCAGATTGACTCACAAAGATGGTCATCTTGTTTGGCTATTGCTGACTTGCTCGTCGCTCTTTAACGATTCGGATCAGTTCATCGGCATCCAAGTCCGTGCCGTCGACATCACGCATCGCAAGCATGTCGAGACGTTGACGAAATTGGCGGCCGAGGCGAAAGAAAAGTTAAAACGCTTGACCATCCGAGAACGGCAGGTCCTCGAACAAATCGTCGAAGGACGGATGAACAAAGTCATTGCGAATCGGCTGGAGATCAGCGAGAAGACAGTTGAACGACACCGTTCGAACTTGATGAAGAAGCTCGACGCTCAAAGTGTTGCGGAGCTCGTAAAGCTTTCCATGACGGCTGAAATCATGACAGCATCCTGATCGTCATTCAGTGCTGGTCGGGTTCAGTGTCTGACTTTGAGAGTCGACGCCTTGCCGGCGGACTTCCGCGATTGACACTGCGATGGACCGAAAAGCTTGGTTTAGAAAGCTTGGTCAAGAAAGCAGGCAAGCTCGGCCAGCATCCAAGGTGACTCTCCTTTGCCCCAAGGCGAGTCGAGTGGATGCTGACCGAGCTTTGCTCTTTGCCCCATAACAGTATCGATCAGAAATCAGCCAGGGGTAGTCGCGTTTTTACAAATTGAGGGTCATCCCCAGGTGGGTGTTCAGTATGAGCGTGCGTGGTAGCGTAGTGTGAGTCTTGTCGAGTCGAAGATCGCTTGAAGTGGATGTATGAGTATTTGGTTGTCATCTGTGAGCCACCCAAATGGAGGCAACCTTTCATGCGCCGCAACTTGGAGTTCGATTCCTTTCATGTCGTCTATTTGAGTTACCAAACAACCATGTCTGAGCTACGCAGATACGGTGAAACGTTTTGGTGCTCTCGCTGGTTGGTGTTGCCAGCGTTGCCATTAGCAATGGACGACGAGGTCGCCTCAAGAAGTCCGGCGGAATGACATCACATCGCCGGTAGTGGAAGCTGAAAGAATTAGACGCTGCTTCATGCGTCGCAACTCAGCGGACAACCGCATCGCGAGGGGCAGATCGCGATAGCGGTTGAATGCTGAACTGAGAAAGTCCGCCTTTCGCGAACTACTGCTTCATCACGATGCCGAAGCTGAGGAAGTCGGCCGACAATCGGTTTGTGATGGATGATCCAGGAACAGCACCCACGCCGGGCAGTATGACGGCACCGGTCCGAGTGTTTTCGAAGTAGTGCGACCACGCGAGGTTCACCGCAACCTTCTCATTGAGATTGTAGGATCCGCCCATGCTCAGCACGTGTTCATAGATCAGTGGCGACGCCATGTTGAAGAAGGATTTGCTTTCTCGAATCGGATTCTGGTTGTAGCTGTAGCCGCCTCGCAAAACCACGCGTTCGCCGATGGTGCGTTGTGCTCCTAAAGCCAGAGCAAAGACGCTGCTCCAATCCAATCCGGACAACGCTCCGGTTCCGTCGTAGGTGGCGTCATCGCCGAACCCGTCCGTGTTGGCATAGTCGAAGTAGCGGATGTCCGCTGCGAAGAGCCATTTGTCGAATCCGGTATAGCCTGTTCCCAGCGAAATCACCGATGGCAAATCGAGATCACAGGTCAGAGTTCTCGGCAGCCCGTTTTCATCAGCGCCTGTGAATTCGAATGTCTCCATCCACGCCTTGCTTTTGTACGAAGCCCCCAGTTGCCAGTCCGGTGTCATCAAGAAGTACGTTCCGAGCTGGAATCCACCGCCCCAGTGGTACCGGGTTGCTCGACCGGACGAATAGGTGTTGTCAGCATTCGCGGAGTCAAAAACGAAAGGTTCGATACCGACCTGTCCGGTCGTGACCAGTGGTCCAGCAGCAACCGACATTCTTTCCGTGACTGCCATCGAGAGGACAGGAGCGATTTGCAGGAAAGAAGCTTCTGACGTGATTTGCCCAAGACCAGTCGGTTGTGGCGCAAGGACCGGGTTGGTTGTACTGGCAGGTAGACTGGTTTTAAAACCCGCCACTGAATTGACGCCCAAACCGAACGTGAAGCGAGGGTCCGCCAGTCGGTGGGTCCAGGCAAAGTTTGGAACGGGGAACGTGCCCGGTTCCGCATCGGTTGAACCCGTTGTCCCGCCGACGGTCGAGGTGACATTGTGATCGGCAAACAGCAGGTCAACGCCGACTTCCAGTTCGGTGTTCTCCATGCCGCTGATCGAGGCTGGATTCCAGTACATTGCACTGAGTGCACTGATGGGAGCCGCCGTGGAAGCGCCGCCCATACTGCGGTTGATCGGCCCCGCCGCCGATATGTAAACGCCTTGCGAATACGCGTGATTCGCAAACGTGGTGGCCAGCAGCAGTGCTGCCAGCGAAAAAAGTCTCTTGTCCATCCGGATTGCCCCAACGATTAATCATTGCTTCTGTCGACTGACCGAACATCTCGGTACCTTCGATCAAATCGACTCAATCGTTGCGACCGGCTTGAAATTTCGTTCAAACCGCTACAGTTTCACAGCGTGCTCAGAAAACAGCCCCCGACGTGGTGGGTCATCCGGAGGTTAGCAACACAAGCTTTGAGGTGATGTCTCTGCGTTCCCGCAAATGACGGAGCATTCGAGGAACGGATCCGATGGTAAATGCAACGTCTTGTTTGTGCTGGTTACTTCGATCCAACGGCAAATTGATAGGTTGCCAGAACGGGATCATCGGAACCAAGGAATTCCCCAACGGTGGTGGATTTGGTTTGCGGTAGATCGCAGGTCAGGAAGAAGTCAGTGGGCGAATTGCTCCCGAAGATAAAGCGTTCGCCTAGTTCTTCCATTCCATCAGTGAATTTCTTGATGTCAGGCGAAGGCACAGTTCCTTCGACCACGTTTTCTCGAACAAGATCGCACCACACCAAGCTGTCGGGGTGTTGCAAAAGTGACGCGATGTCGCTGAGGATTTGTTGGTTCTCCTCGCGTGTGAAGTACATCGAACAACCTTCGAAAACGACCGCGGTCGGACGTTTCGGATCGAACTCGGGGTTCTGAAGCAAGAGTTGCGAGATCTTGTCGACCTTGAAGTCCGCCGACATCGAATGCCGATTGACGCTGGCATCGGGTTTCATCTCCGAAATGACCCGGTCCCTCTCTTCGAGCATTTCCGGAAGATCCAATTCGAAGAACGTGGGACGTCCGAGCTCTTCGTTCATGCGAAATGGACGCATGTCCAATCCAACGCCGAGGATGACGACTTGCTCGATGTTCTCGACACTGCGAAGCGTTTCATCAATGTGCCGGGTGCGGGCGAGCACCATGTCTTTCAGTTGCGGTAACACGCCGTTGAGCCGGTTGGCGAGCAGTTCTCCGTGTGGACCGGCGGCTTGTCGTTCATGGCTTTGATCCACCCGGATGTTCTTGCTCTCCGATGAGGCGCGAAGGCCAGCGATCATTCGAGCCGAGGCTTTCAGCTTCTGCTTGAAAATCGGTGAGATGCGAGGGTTGGATTTGGTGGGTTTTAATTGAATGGAGGGTTGTGCGAAATATCGCATTTCAGCTTCCGCGACCAGTTCCCCGTTGGAGGTGAATACAACCGGAAGCGTGACCAGAACGCGTTTTCCGTTGAAGTAACGCTGTTGGACCGTTCGAGCGATGTTTGCCGGGATGTCACACGTCGCGGTCAGGTGCCCGGTGCTTGGGTTGCGATATTTCACATCCATCGCGGCCAACCACAACGATGCCGAATCCTCGTCGTTGCATCGGTGGATGCCCGCCAGTGGAACTCCACGTAACAAGGTTGTCAGTGCGAGACCGCCGGTGTAGTCGGCCGACAAAGAGATCAACGCGGCTTGATGCGTCCCGTGTTGATTGGTGGATGCCTTGGTCAGTGGCAGCACGGATTCGCAACCGCCTTCGGTCACGGATGTGACCTTCCACTGCACGGCTTTCAGAACTGGGATGGCATTGTGCAAGAGCTCTGTCATCAGCTCTGGATTCACTCGTTGCTCATAATCTTCTTCCCAGCTGACCGCTGGCGTTCCATCCACTGATGTAAGCATGTTCTCTCCAAATGAGCCTACTGGATTAGTAAGAACGCGTGTTCACCCCAGAACACTGGATCCAATCACTTTGAAAGAATCGGGAACTTTACCAAACGTTCTTTTTGGTTGGCTCGCATCCAAATCGCTTTGCGACGAGATGGTTATACCAATGGTATGGACACTATTGAGACTTTTTGAAAAGTCAACTGAAATATTCTGTTCATTTCAGTGGTTCGTTAAGAGTGGCACGGATCTGCGCGGTACTGTTGCACGGGCAAAGTTTAGCCATTGCGCAAGGACGATGGATTGCCCAAAGAAGCACAGTGGCCAAGGCCCCGAGGTCATGATCGCTTCTTCGCAGTGACGCTTTCACGTATCCAATCGAGGCGAATGTGAGTTCCCTTCCACCTAACGATCCTGATGCCATAAGCACTCAGCGGTACAACGTCCAAAAGAAGTTGTCCAATGCGTCCGTTGTCTCGTGTTTCTCCGCAATAGACACGGCAACCGGTGGAAAGGTCATCCTGCGTGAGGTCCCGAAAGTCTTCTTTCAGGAGCGCGGATTTCATCGATTCAAAACAGAATCGCGGCTCACTTCAGGCATTCACTGCGAAACATATTCGCGGCCAATCGACTTCATGGTTGGCGAAACTCACTTGCGAGTTGTCTACCCATACGTCGAAGGCGTGAGCCTGGCGAGGAAGTTTCGGAAACGGCCGTTGACGGCAACCGAGGCGATGCTTCTTGCGAAGGATTTGTTTGAGGCCCTTGAGCAAATTCATCAGATTGGGTGTATCCACAGAGATATACGGCCGTCCAATATCATTGTGCGTGAGGACGCACGTTCGGTCCTATGTGGCTACGTTCCATTGTGGTGCCCGGAGCTGTTTGGCAAAGACGACTTGTTGGCTCGGGAGTGTGCGACTTATACCTCCCCAGAATTGTCGGGCATCATCGATCACGATATCAGCGAAACATCGGATCTTTATTCAGTTGGTCATGTTCTGTACGCCGCGCTGACCGGCGTCCCGGCTTTCGCTGGTGACGTCAGCGAAATCTTATACCGCCATATGACCGCGGATCCGGACACCGGGTGCTATCCAGACGAGACACCATCGGTCGTCATCGCGTTGGTTGAAAAACTCATTCGAAAGGAACCCCGCGACCGCTATCAGAGTGCGTCGGCGGTGCTCGATGACGTCAAGACGATCCTGCATCAACTGAAGACCGGTGGCGTCGCAGATGATTTCGTCATCGGCAACACCGACAAGCGGACTGTTGTAATCGATCCCGCCTTTGTGGGACGCGACGAACATGTCCGGACGCTTGAGAAGTCATTAGACAATGTGCTGGAAGGTCGCACCGAACGCGTTTTGCTGCGAAGCGAATCGGGGATGGGAAAAACCCGATTGCTGAACGAAGTCTCTCGATTGGCTTCGCGAAAGCGATTCTTGGTCCTTCGTGGGCGTTCGTTGCCGGATGCAAATCAGCAGCCTTCAGCGATCTGGTTGCAAGCAATGGATCAGCTGGTCAAACATTTGACCAATGACCCGGTCATGCTGGAACGCACTCGCGAGAGAATGGAGCCGTACCGGCAGGAAGTCACCACGGCTTTGCCGGCTTTGGCAAAAGCCTTTGGATGGGGCAATGCAAAGCTTTCAGGCCCGGACGAATTTGGACAAGGACGAATCGTATCCGCGTTCCGAACCTTGTTCACCGAACTGGGGACACCCGAAACGAGCGTGATGATCACGCTGGATGATTGTCAGTGGATGGATGACCAATCCTTCCGCATTCTCCAAGCAATCTGTGAATGTCCCGCTCG of the Rhodopirellula baltica SH 1 genome contains:
- a CDS encoding SAM-dependent methyltransferase encodes the protein MDGTPAVSWEEDYEQRVNPELMTELLHNAIPVLKAVQWKVTSVTEGGCESVLPLTKASTNQHGTHQAALISLSADYTGGLALTTLLRGVPLAGIHRCNDEDSASLWLAAMDVKYRNPSTGHLTATCDIPANIARTVQQRYFNGKRVLVTLPVVFTSNGELVAEAEMRYFAQPSIQLKPTKSNPRISPIFKQKLKASARMIAGLRASSESKNIRVDQSHERQAAGPHGELLANRLNGVLPQLKDMVLARTRHIDETLRSVENIEQVVILGVGLDMRPFRMNEELGRPTFFELDLPEMLEERDRVISEMKPDASVNRHSMSADFKVDKISQLLLQNPEFDPKRPTAVVFEGCSMYFTREENQQILSDIASLLQHPDSLVWCDLVRENVVEGTVPSPDIKKFTDGMEELGERFIFGSNSPTDFFLTCDLPQTKSTTVGEFLGSDDPVLATYQFAVGSK
- a CDS encoding PAS domain S-box protein; translation: MTSNSKDSNRAKSDQRIDVAHQSVANLGSALDVFEIGFVRLETATTVVQDINRTLSRMIGREGSDLIQKPLAQWVDQDHRPGFVDLVESLRQNSSRCVVGEFPMLNNNSTTVWLRYTFVANQVGDQQSDVVNATAIDVSQAKNTEEELRLANDRFDSAQANSRVGSWEWVEGERVAWWSKQLYELHNMDPSLGPATFEEFIELVDPKDREKIYEVNRPPFIEGDVRRFEFSSNPKFGPRRYFAATVWLTRVNGKMVRRGTTQDITKPVELRSALQKSEEQYREMVVTNAEGNAILNLDGKILQADRKFASILGQEVDDITGLNLCQLAEAASAKLIEDRMLHRNKSEAHEVRLTHKDGHLVWLLLTCSSLFNDSDQFIGIQVRAVDITHRKHVETLTKLAAEAKEKLKRLTIRERQVLEQIVEGRMNKVIANRLEISEKTVERHRSNLMKKLDAQSVAELVKLSMTAEIMTAS
- a CDS encoding OmpP1/FadL family transporter, with the protein product MDKRLFSLAALLLATTFANHAYSQGVYISAAGPINRSMGGASTAAPISALSAMYWNPASISGMENTELEVGVDLLFADHNVTSTVGGTTGSTDAEPGTFPVPNFAWTHRLADPRFTFGLGVNSVAGFKTSLPASTTNPVLAPQPTGLGQITSEASFLQIAPVLSMAVTERMSVAAGPLVTTGQVGIEPFVFDSANADNTYSSGRATRYHWGGGFQLGTYFLMTPDWQLGASYKSKAWMETFEFTGADENGLPRTLTCDLDLPSVISLGTGYTGFDKWLFAADIRYFDYANTDGFGDDATYDGTGALSGLDWSSVFALALGAQRTIGERVVLRGGYSYNQNPIRESKSFFNMASPLIYEHVLSMGGSYNLNEKVAVNLAWSHYFENTRTGAVILPGVGAVPGSSITNRLSADFLSFGIVMKQ